One Anaerolineae bacterium genomic region harbors:
- a CDS encoding tetratricopeptide repeat protein, with protein LARSLNNLGNRLSDLGRLEEGLKATEEALGIYRVLAEVNPQAFLPDLARSLGAHGSVLLGLGRAQEACDAFAEGLRIILPFARALPGAFGELAAALRADYMRACREAGKEPEKGLMNGVV; from the coding sequence ACCTGGCCAGAAGTCTCAACAATCTGGGCAACAGACTTTCCGATCTTGGTCGTTTAGAGGAGGGGCTGAAGGCTACGGAGGAAGCTTTGGGGATTTACCGTGTGCTTGCGGAAGTCAATCCCCAGGCTTTTCTTCCGGACCTGGCCAGGAGCCTGGGTGCACATGGTAGTGTCCTTCTGGGCCTGGGGCGGGCACAGGAGGCTTGCGATGCCTTCGCCGAAGGTTTGCGGATTATCCTCCCCTTTGCCAGAGCGCTCCCCGGTGCTTTTGGCGAGCTGGCTGCTGCGCTGCGAGCGGACTATATGAGGGCGTGCCGGGAGGCCGGAAAAGAGCCGGAAAAAGGGCTTATGAATGGTGTTGTATGA